Within Crassostrea angulata isolate pt1a10 chromosome 2, ASM2561291v2, whole genome shotgun sequence, the genomic segment TAACATTTGCTTATGAAAATGTAATGTATGATGTAGTAGCTCACACGTGCTCCCAAAAGTTCATGAACAAGCAGTGGTACAACAAGTTGGCCCCTGACCTTGTTCCTTTCTTAAAGGTATTTGAATTTACAGATAACtatatttatgattaaaaaaaatgcattgctCAAAATTTTAGCTCCCTTGCTTTTTTAGCTTGAGCCCCATGTTATATTTCTCATCTGTTTTCTTAGTAAAACTATCTTATGAATAGATGATTCCAATTGAAAACTAACTCTCTCTCAACTTCAGATTTGTAAATACATATCACACTGGGAAAATCAGATCTTTTATAATggatttgaaaagaaaataccttttttaatatatagtatttaaatatattagaaATAACAACAAATGTATGATTGTTTTcgatgaataaatatatttgtttgctGTATATCACTACAAATAACCTGCCAATATTAATTGTATCTTTTTAGTCTGCAATCCACAAACGTAAGAAGTTTCTTTCTGCACCATTGACAAAATACGTAGTCAATTACGTAAGTAGATTAATTATGAAATGTATACAGAGGTCACGACAGTTTTAGTTGGTGTACTTTTTCATAGTTTTAATTGCTCCTTTGATTTAGATGCTGTTTTTTTCAATGCTTGTTATGTACAGTGCATTTGTACTTACAAGTGTTGACACCGAATACTACGTGCAGGATATCGCCAAAATTTATGAATACTACGTGTATTTCTGGGGTGTTGGGGATCTGATTGAAGAACTTATCAGCTGTTTCGTAAGTAGTAAAAATTTTACACAACTTACACGTAATAAGGTATTTTTAACTAATGCTGTGCGtattcttgaaataaaagattgaAAGATATTTGTTTTCTAACAAGTACTTTTCAAacgtcaaaattaaaattaaattaaaatgatgttttgtaattatataattttgatacatAGGACAATGTTTTGACATAATCCACGACCAAGTTAACCATGACACACATGTTTGAATATGCAAATAAGGAATCTCAAAAAAGCTTtcattaattcttttaaaatcaccATTCTTACTCTTAATAAAACTATTACTTAagatattaaaatctttaaaagtacTGAAATTACCATGAATGTatataaacacattgttttctttatccccgactaccgccatattatcattttttaatttctatagTTCTGCTGCCTAATATCCCTGAAAGAATACAAAACCAGTTTTCATCTTTAAGCGAATTCATGTATTTCATTGACGAAAATACGATATATTCGATCATATTTAAGATGGTTGACAgttgtttttgtcattttttcattggaCTGACATATTGGTAGAAATGCATTTCGAAAATAACTCGACAACCATTGTCCTAGTAAGAAAAATACAATGATAGACGAAACAATGACAGAAGGGGCTAGAACAGGCTGTGCCTTCTGCCAAATATCATTCAATAtgttatatattgtttaaactaaatgtCAAAACTAAACTAAATGACAAATGTGCAGGGGcacatatattttgaaaaaaaagtttttttttattgtgaatGCACCcgcccacacacacacacactttgtaTTGTAGTTTTGTCATCGCATTTCCCCGAACTATTTGGTTGATCGTGAATTTACTgcttaggtggcaggggacagtttttttgatacaattcattgtagccaagggatgcatgtcttcggaactctgtaactagaatttcctcagttcccattcagcacaagacctttaattcactgtttataaggccaatcaccaatttctaaagaaaattactaatcaaaacctgtaaaattctctacatactggtttctatgagattttgaccctttcatattttgctaatttttcatgatttttcagctttttagacctcccccagctaattccctgcagagggttgatcttccgtaccgcgtgcatgttgcactatcacatgtcagaaacttaccggtgtatagtttacaatgtcccatccgcctacttttcgtgttattttacctcccgtctgtaacttgcaatttcactgtgtaaagtcagcacaacaatcacagccgcaggtttcgcattttacttctgattatcatgtacctaacataaggggccgacatattgcatatcaatttcaacaagagacacccctctaactaatgataatcattacaaatcatttcatgaattttagcaacactcataagccttcaagtacagcaactctcaattttacaaaattattgacgggtactttattcgaaactgtcccttgctaccttataCTTCATAAAAAACTGTACGACTTACTTTATCTTATTAACGTTGTTGGATATAGATGTTGTGAGGTACAGGTCTACAATAAAACGCTGAATTTTGCATTATGTATCAAAATCAAACGTGTTTGATGTACAAGTAACGAAAGCAGTACTATTTGACCAATGCAATTCAAATAAAAGAATGGTAAAACTTCAAAGGGAAcgtatactacatgtaatacaccGAAAACCCTTATCTATAGTGACTTTTGTTCTATCAAtcttctctttttaaaaaaaaacaaacattgcaTATTCCATGTATTGATACTAAGTGCAACCTAAATTCCTCACCCGGAAAGCAAACCATTTCAGACCGGTATATAACCCAGAAGCCGGTAAGAAgagaacatatatatatttatatatatattgttcctatcctctcaaattgtcgtttaaagagacagtacggcgcatcttatcgAAAATCCGACTTTAAAAAACATTCCGATCGAGTTCGGTATTTTTGAACTCCTCAAGAAcgtataatttttttgaaaatttctccttaaaataaaattacgtataacatatacatatttacatcgcAACGAGTTATGGGTTCAGTCTTATTCAGTCTTATCCTATTACGCATCGCAGGATGAAGCTCGGCCATTCAGCCAACTGATTGTTAACTGAATGAtttggaaaggtgactgaatgtcTGCCATTCAGCCACCTTTCAGTGAGCTTATATGACTGAATGGCAGACATTCTTCCTGTGCATGCGTAtgtattgtaaacaaaacacatgttGGGCTCGCAAAGATTCTTAtggacatgtttgttgatagaaatgtcttttcttcttcttctaggcaataaatgttaaaagttatttaaataaaaattattattttgtaagcatgtaatTTTGCATGTTTATAATTGGAGTTTCTACATccttatttcatttttagccgggctctgctgaaagcagagtcctggctataggcaggccaatcgccaatgttactataaatagcacaaataaataaaaaccaaacagcgtcaaggtaaagcttccgctataccaaatagttccccaaagagccacgttttgtcaaaagtgttggcattttgtatcttttttaaaatttcgaatgaattgtctctcttttttatttttcttattaataacgtgtttttaaaacattactatgcattttggacacatacaatgcgcatgaatttccatgaactactttcctgcacgatgaagaaacggggattgaatatataatgcttgttgcaaaattcaaggcagcaactgttgaactttttaacttctactagacagacttattttttgtttatagccgcttacaaaatttggtcgctctctgatgctttgccgacattaaaagcatgagggagagagagagaggttttcagtctttactacacaatatgcagaAAGACAcacaaaagagcccggctttcagtacttcagtactttgattctaatTGAGCCCCACTGAGGgtttttttgacatatttatgtctgtttgttttaaaatgaaccaaaaTTGATAAACCATAAATAAAGTATCGAGAAAGTGATGATGTGTTCCGTTTAGAAAGTTTCTTTTACCTCGTATACCATGATGACCGTAGTTGAACGAAGATCTTGTTGTTTTTAGCatgtgtcaattactgtcaatcgaAATCCATGTGGtgcaaataaacgatataagattattccggtttgtaaGACCCTTAAATTTCAGGAAGCACAAAATTACGTTAATTAGGTATGTGAAAAGGACTTGTGTGTATTTCAACTTttacaatcaacgttattttgtttttcctaccgatacaataggtaaatctgaagttatttacacatgtgttttcagctgtactgtctcatTAACTGTGATTTACCTGTATCATGGACAACCGTGTGGTACGCGGCCAGCGCTCTAGAGTCCTTTTGTCAACAATAGCAAGATTTtcgtcttgcctagatggccgaaTTGTTAGAGCGGTCGcatctttttttaatgaattcatgtcagtTTTGGTATATTAATAGGGTTTTAAAAGTGCCATACTTGGAGGTATGTTTACTATTTCAGTTGATTAAACAGGCATTATTTCTGCTCTTGTTTGCGTTATTTGCTTACAAGCATCACGTATATAGAACTAAAAATGtagtgtgttttttttatcttctgaCGACAgttttagtcatttttggcagaaacaagccaaacgttatttttttatcctcaaatgtacaagatgttttaattgtttaatggctgaatatatataaatatataagtaatgaGGATCTTAAGAGGTGATAATTGCTTTCGAAGCGTGACCAGATCTATTCTGGTCCTTCGGGCTTGATTGGATTTGATCTTGCCCGACCAAAGTGATCCACTAATAATACTTACCGAACGATTCCTAATTCATTAAGAGGGTATTTTTGGCTGAATTAATTGttttagtacatgtacgttTGACTTATTGTTATATCTAGGGCTGTCTTGAAGCACATGGTCGTTCCCACAGGAGCAATTATTCCCGGATAAAGAGATACCTTTATGACTTCTGGAATCTAGTGGATCTGCTGTCATATGCTTTGCTCGTATCGGCGCTGTTTGTACGtcatttttatattgatgaaaATTTTGTCATCGCCAGACGCATGTTTGCCCTTTCCCTACTGGTCATGTATCTAAGATTCTTGGAAGTGTTTTTAATCCATCGAACACTGGGACCTACACTTATTATGATCAAGGAGATGGTAAATATATTTAGGACCATTTGCAAGGATTTAGAAACaaattgagtacgaattttgaaacatttttttccattaattaTGTTTTGAATAGGTTATAGGGATAAATGTATGTTTGTCCATGTGCTATTATTGAGAATATTCCTAAATCAAAACATATACTGGTAAAATCCATCATtgtaaagataaaatcataaaGCGaagcataataaaaaaaaacattcggCACTTTGGTGAACCAAGGACACTTGGGCACAAGTCTagaatttaaatcattattttacgGGAAATATCACTATGTTAAAGCCCAAAATGTCGAGAATGCGCAGttcgatttttaaataaatttgatattcagCATTTATGAAAGCGTCTCTATCGTTGAAAAACAACACAAatgtgtaaatacaaaatagtTGGGGAGAATTGTGTTTATTCAAGTGAAGAACGGAAAAAAGGGCTGCCCTTTTGATATGCGACTGGCACTACGAGTATACACTCTTTAAACAATATTGCAGTGTGTCACATGAATATaaagcaaacaaaaattgaattaaaacaattttatcatttaatttggcgtaatttaagaaaaatgacatttaaatagtttttggggttttttggtaattatatatgatacaacaatttatttctttaatcatGAATACTGTCATCTGTAAATTCATATACCTTTAAGAAAGGAACAAGGTCAGGGGCCAACTTGTTGTACCACTGCTTGTTCATAAACCTTTGGGAGCACGTGTGAGCTTCTACTTCATACATTACATTTTCATAAGCAAATGTTAATCGAATGGAGTTTATTCCCCAAACATTTGCCTCAACATCTTTGGTCTTCCATTTCTGGAAAAAACTTAAGATAAGCAAAAACATAATATGTTATTTATCGAGAATGGAAGTGACGTTTATAAAAATGACGTAtagttttctttcaaattttgtctAAAGTAAGATCCAAAAGATTATAATCGAGGAAAAGAATAAAAGCCTTTGCAAGGTGGTCTTCTGTTACAAACGAAAGACCttaataaatcttaaaaagcGTGTGTAAGTccctttgaaattgtttttggaTTAGTGAAATAAAAAAGAGTCATGTTATAAACACCGTGTACCTTTTTTGTAGCTGAAAGATCTTCTTAGTTTCCTGATTTTAGCCGTCTTTGTTGTATTGGGTGTTGGGATCTACTACCATGCTAACTTATGGCCAGACCATCAAACAATATGGAACGGAGATTGGACCGATTGGAgaatttggaaaataatataCTATCCATACTGGCAGCTATACGGGGAATTAAATCTTGAAACCCTTGAGggtaacaatttgtttttaatttctgccttaatatattatatattttggtttttgtttgcattacgaaacaatatatatttactttaaaatattgatcAAAAGAACTTATTCAAAACTTTATAAATTACCCgtgctaataaaaaaaaatgtttatgaaaaataGAAAGGCAGCAGTAACTTACTAGAAGGATTCCAATTGAGGCCAATGACATTATAATGTGATAGTGTTTTAATAGCAAATATGAAAAGGATCGATTTTTATTCAGGAAcgttttgtaaataaatgttttagcgCAATACCcattcttctcttttttttaaataccaaacAACACTTTATGTCACATGAGTCAcacaggtgacctattgctatctgttttGTCCGTTGCCATTCGTATCTTTAATTAGCTTCTTCGCAGGTAGCCCTGAACCAATTACAAACAAATTTGGTATATGAGGAAGAGTGTcagttttaaaatcatgaattttatGGCCCCTAGGTCAAGGGTTTTTATGTTCTAAATGTTGGGGCCCTTATGCTTTTATAaagaatattgaaaatatttgaaattattttcctTTGCTCCTGAATATAAAGCAGATTAactttaaagctatacacgctataatttgcgtcaattttgaatgaagtggaaaatgtatgtgtttgattactaataaaagttacctttatgctgttaattataatgctcaattcgatcacgtaacaaatacatcatatattaaacaataaaaaatatttattttcctgccaggaaagtaaagcctcctcgtgaatatcaatctatcacgtgatatcgacagctgaATTTAGTCTATgataccaaaactggtgaaaggtcaacatcttcataattgtgatagtttcccaaaggaaaggatattttcagtaaagcataaatttgtccgatatacgagtacaaacaaaagaaaaataatacaagcctgtgagtagatatgaatacttcctttaaaaaatgacgtagacctgtgttttcccctgtgtgctatttatagatcctataaatgttaatgcagaagtaagtatatcgtgaatgacaaacgtattttacttattatacatgtatgtatttcaaattaacagctgttaagcatattaaaaatcaagttggatatttaattaggcaaacaataacgaccacctagttctctgcggacatgcgcaatgaggtcggtttgctcttccttcatcaatattcatgaaaaggtatattttcctggcaggaaaataaacaattaaaaatctatatctttgtaacgagatggaattcaccattgtaatttacagattaaggttaacttttataagtagacaaacacatgcgttttcactgtcattcaaaattgaggtaaattatagcgtgtatagctttaagaacatagttttaaattttacaaacaaattaaagtaaacgataatgcaaaactttataaaagaatagcgatttatcaaatttgaatcGATCCCGATTAAAAAAGGAAATCCtgatcaggttttttttttcaattgaaatttcaccaaaatattaaaacattttcaaaagaaatagagaaaatgttttaagataTTTCATTGTTAATATTGTTCATTGATGCAACCTAGATTATATGAAAACGTATGTTAAAATCTTATAATTTAAGAGAGTATTAAATACTTTTGAGAattcaattcatacatgtaataaaacattttgatatttttaaaattgaatgatacatgaactattgttcaggtgagcgatatcTGGCCCATGTGACTCTTGTCTGAACTTCTTTAacatgtttacaaacaaatgtgTAAATGTATACATGATATCTCAGACAGTTAAACCagtttgtgtatatatatatatatatatatatatatatatatatatatatatatatatatatatatatatatatatatatatatatagttgtttttttgaaatatgataaaagGTACTGGACCAAAAAACTGCACCCTTGTAAAATCTGAATGGGAGGCTGACTCTTCCGTAGAACGATGTCCCGATCAAGAC encodes:
- the LOC128171951 gene encoding transient receptor potential cation channel subfamily M member-like 2, translated to MMDSMYEEDTKQAIKLMDDEANVWGINSSPLTFAYENVMYDVVAHTCSQKFMNKQWYNKLAPDLVPFLKSAIHKRKKFLSAPLTKYVVNYMLFFSMLVMYSAFVLTSVDTEYYVQDIAKIYEYYVYFWGVGDLIEELISCFGCLEAHGRSHRSNYSRIKRYLYDFWNLVDLLSYALLVSALFVRHFYIDENFVIARRMFALSLLVMYLRFLEVFLIHRTLGPTLIMIKEMLKDLLSFLILAVFVVLGVGIYYHANLWPDHQTIWNGDWTDWRIWKIIYYPYWQLYGELNLETLEGTGPKNCTLVKSEWEADSSVERCPDQDWTVLAVAAIYLLFSNLLLVNLVIAMFSYTFERVQENSEKLWRFQRYTVINDYDWRIPSPLNIAFLPYRLLCCPTRTDCCLHWCKKQCNKKNHDEKMKKREKKLIFRRNFQKIIAFRNHNKV